A single Phycisphaerae bacterium DNA region contains:
- a CDS encoding sodium-dependent transporter, translated as MAKEQWGSRLGVVLAVAGSAVGLGNFLRFPGNAAQNGGGAFMIPYFVALLVLGIPICWVEWSMGRRGGLAGYNSCPGVFSVIWRNPISKYLGSFGLLIPLIIYMYYIYVEGWCLGYCYLYLTMPQEFLACGKDPEKFSAYFKSFVGQDSDGLMMEGGLHISVIFWIIVFCVNFFLIYRGLTKGIESFCKYAMPAMAVCAIVVLVRVLTLGTPDESRPDQNVISGLGFMWNPNLEKLKDFNTWLAAAGQIFFSLSVGFGVIVNYASYLNRKDDVVLSGLTATSTNEFFEVCLGGLITIPAAFVFLGASGIAGSINSSFSLGFHTLPVVFAYMPFGRLIGFLWFFMLFLAAITSSLSMLQPVAAFLEEAFRWSRKQSIIVLGAITGAGGLFVIYYSKGLAAVDAIDFWVGTLAIFVLAMIQVIMFGWIYGVEKGLNEAHEGAHIRIPRIFYFIIKYVSPTYLLVIFIGWCTQNLPGRIKTLTAGSTELKSVYMIAVCFVTLLIMIYFAGKHWKSRGPEPTNIPLPGGFPTAEMERNNR; from the coding sequence TCGCGCCTCGGCGTCGTTCTCGCTGTCGCCGGTTCGGCGGTGGGACTGGGTAACTTTCTCCGCTTTCCCGGCAATGCCGCACAGAATGGCGGCGGCGCCTTCATGATTCCGTACTTCGTCGCCCTCCTTGTGCTGGGCATTCCGATCTGCTGGGTTGAATGGAGCATGGGGCGTCGTGGCGGTCTGGCCGGTTACAACTCATGTCCCGGCGTTTTCAGCGTAATTTGGCGAAACCCGATCAGCAAATATCTCGGCTCATTCGGCCTGCTCATTCCGCTCATCATTTACATGTACTACATCTACGTCGAAGGCTGGTGCCTTGGGTATTGCTACTTGTACCTCACGATGCCCCAGGAATTTCTCGCCTGCGGGAAAGATCCCGAAAAGTTCTCAGCCTACTTCAAGTCCTTCGTCGGCCAGGACTCCGATGGTCTGATGATGGAGGGCGGCCTCCACATCAGCGTGATTTTCTGGATCATTGTCTTTTGCGTGAATTTCTTCCTGATCTACCGCGGTTTGACCAAGGGAATCGAGTCTTTCTGCAAGTATGCCATGCCTGCGATGGCCGTGTGCGCGATCGTCGTGCTTGTTCGCGTCCTGACTCTCGGCACCCCCGACGAAAGCCGGCCGGATCAGAACGTGATCAGCGGCCTGGGCTTCATGTGGAATCCCAATCTCGAAAAACTCAAAGACTTCAACACATGGCTCGCCGCCGCCGGTCAGATATTTTTCAGCCTCTCGGTCGGCTTCGGAGTCATTGTCAACTACGCAAGCTATCTCAACCGAAAAGATGATGTCGTGCTGTCCGGCCTGACAGCCACCTCAACCAACGAGTTCTTCGAAGTCTGCCTCGGTGGACTTATCACCATTCCGGCCGCATTCGTGTTTCTGGGTGCCAGTGGAATCGCCGGCAGCATCAACTCCAGCTTTTCGCTCGGCTTCCACACCTTGCCGGTTGTATTCGCCTATATGCCGTTCGGCCGGCTAATCGGCTTCCTCTGGTTCTTCATGCTGTTCCTTGCAGCCATTACCAGCTCACTTTCGATGTTGCAACCGGTCGCCGCTTTCCTCGAAGAGGCGTTCAGGTGGTCTCGAAAACAGTCGATCATCGTGCTCGGCGCGATCACCGGCGCCGGCGGTTTGTTTGTGATCTACTACAGCAAGGGACTCGCTGCTGTCGACGCCATCGATTTCTGGGTCGGCACCCTGGCGATTTTCGTGCTCGCCATGATTCAGGTCATTATGTTCGGTTGGATTTACGGCGTGGAAAAGGGTCTCAATGAGGCCCACGAAGGCGCTCACATCCGAATCCCTCGAATCTTCTACTTCATCATCAAGTATGTATCGCCGACCTACCTGCTCGTGATCTTCATCGGCTGGTGCACTCAGAATCTGCCGGGCCGGATCAAAACCCTCACCGCGGGCAGCACGGAATTGAAGTCGGTATATATGATTGCAGTCTGCTTCGTCACTTTACTCATCATGATCTACTTCGCCGGAAAGCACTGGAAATCGCGGGGCCCCGAACCAACGAACATCCCGCTTCCGGGCGGATTTCCCACGGCTGAGATGGAGAGGAACAACCGATGA